GCTGATTCCTGTGACATATTAAAAAAATTTGTTATAGGCTTTAAAAATCCACTTATATAATCTAAAACTTTGTAATCCTTAGCTACTTGCATCACTATCATAAGTGGTATTACTATGAGTGCAATATTAAATACAGAGTTTATACTTCCTGATGCCGCCTCAATAAAAATATCAATGAAATTCATTAGAGTGTAACACCTCCAATCAATGTCCCATAAATAAATCCAGCTAAAATCATCAATGATAATCTCATTAAAACTACTTTAGATGCACTGACATTTAGCTTCTTTACAACTGCTGTCTCCATAAAAAGAGAATGAGAAAATGAAAGCATAAGTGCTATAACAGTAACCTCAAATGGAGTAAGAGAAAGTGCTTTTATCGCTCCAATAGCCGCGTAGATGTTGAGCATATTTCCCATAACTAAAACAATCGCTGCTTCACCCGGTAGATTAAAAAAATTCATAAATGGTTCAAATATCTTAGCCATAAAATCCAGTACTGGAGTATGTCCTAAAAAAGTAACAAAGAAATATACGGGAATAACTATTTTGGCTAACATCCAAGTTGTTTCTAGGCCCTTTTTAAAGCCATTTTTTAATGATGTAACTAACAATGAATAACCTCCTTACATAGAAATTCTGATGTGAATTAGAAGTGCGAGTGTGAAAATAAAATTAGCGAAAATATATCCATAGCGAGATTTTTTACTTATAAGATTTGCTCCTTCAAGCAATTCAGATATCTCTTCTTTAAAATTAATTTTTTCTGATATACTTCTCATATTTGAAAAATGAACCAAAATCATCTTTCTGTAAGATATAGTATATAACAAACTAATTTCGCTTATTCCTTTATCTATATGTAGGGATGACTTATAACAGGATGATTCTATATCATAACTTGCTAATACTTTATTAGCACAAGTACAAAAACTTTTCCAATCTGTATTAAAAATTACTGTTGAGTTATTGCTAAGTATATACCTGACTATAAAAAAAAGAACTAGCATTCCATAAATCAGCTCTACTACAGACAAGCCGTATTTGCTACTAAACTGAATCCCATAAATAATAGGTTTTTCAATTAATGCGATAAAGTAAACACATAAGGAGCCAAAAAAATTCTCATAATATGCTCTCTTAGAGATTGACATATAAAATATATTTATAAGATTAAAAATAAGCACCCACCCTACAATGAAAGATAAGGCTCTTTCCATAACATCACCCTTGCCTCTTAGTATCGGCTAAACTATAGATTTCATCCTCAAACATATTACTATAATATCTAAAACTAAAGGATTTTACAATTGATATTACATGTATTTTGAATACAATTCAACTCAATAAAAAATTTAATATATAAATTTTAACTTAGCTTACTTGATTTTATTTACCAAACATATGTTCTTTTTTTAAATTTAGTTGTATAATATAATTACAGTAATATAACTTAAGATAAATTATTTGTATTGATGTGGTGAGGTTAAGCTATGGAAACATTAGATAAATTAAAAATTCTTGCTGAATCAGCTAAGTATGACGTTTCTTGTTCTTCAAGCGGAGGAGTAAAAAGAAAATCTAACAATAAAAGCGTTGGCAGTATTCATACAAGTGGTATTTGCCATAGCTTTACAGCTGATGGAAGATGCGTTTCCCTATTCAAAATTCTTCTTTCCAACTCCTGTATTTATGACTGTAAATATTGCATT
The sequence above is a segment of the Acetoanaerobium noterae genome. Coding sequences within it:
- a CDS encoding nucleoside recognition domain-containing protein gives rise to the protein MLVTSLKNGFKKGLETTWMLAKIVIPVYFFVTFLGHTPVLDFMAKIFEPFMNFFNLPGEAAIVLVMGNMLNIYAAIGAIKALSLTPFEVTVIALMLSFSHSLFMETAVVKKLNVSASKVVLMRLSLMILAGFIYGTLIGGVTL